CGTTCCAGAACTCAGAGTATTAGTCGGTGGCCCATAGGTCGCCACCGGCATCCTAGCTGGGAGGCTGGGCAATGGCGCTTCAAACCGAAGCACGTTCATCGCTTGCCTGATGGATGGCCGCATGCCACGGTCAGGGTGCCCACACCAGAGCCCCACGACCATTACACGCTCCATCTCCCCACCGGTGAACTCCCCCCTAAGTCGTTCGTCAGCGGCATCAAGTATTGATCCTGTACCATACAAGTCCCACACCCATTGAACCAGGTGGATGACATCGCCGTCTTCCTGGACTTGAGCTGGCCGCTTCCCTGAGGCGACCTCGAGGAGGACAACCCCGAAGCTATACACGTCCGACTCAACACTCGCCCTGCCCGCCAGCACGCTCTCCGGGTCTATGTACCCCATCGTGCCGGCTATTCCGGTCGTGTGCGATCTCCTACCATCGCTGATGAGCCTTGCAAGCCCAAAATCGCCTAGCTTGGCAGTGAAGGATGAATCTAGCATGATGTTGCTCGGCTTGATGTCCCTGTGCACCACCCGCTGCTCCATGTCTTGATGCAAGTATAGAAGTGCCGAACCTACTCCAAGCACTATCTCATACCTAAAAAATGTCAAAAGTATCATGGAAGTGATGAATTTCATACAGTAAATTATTGCAAGATTTGTTCAAATGGCTAATTAACTAGGTAACATACCTAATGGCCCATGTGAGCATGAAGTCGGACCCGTACAAATGAGTGTCGAGGCTGCCATTGTGCATCAGGTCGTAGACCAGGAGGAGCTGGTCACCGCCGTGGCACCAGCCGATGAGCTGCACAAGGTTCCGGTGCCTCAGACGACTAATGATTCGTACCTCGGACACAAACTCCTTCCAGCCCTGTCGAGAGGTCTCAGACACCCTCTTGATAGCTACTTCACGGTTCATGTCGCTCATAAACCCACGGTACACAGACCCAAAGCCTCCTCTCCCGAGCGCTCTGTCGTCAGAGAAATTATCGGTCACAGCAGCAAGCTCGTTGTATGAAAATCGCCGGGGCCCGGCGACCCCTAGGTCAAGCTCCTGGTCGACAAGTTCACCACGAAAGAGTGTTGTCACCGCTTTCAGCGTTCGTTTGGTTTTCTTCATGGTATTCTGCCTTCGGCGGCGGCAGAACAGGATGCAAACCGCCATGCAGAGAGACAGTAGGAACATGATGCAACCAACAGACGTGAGCACGGCTACTAATAATTTGTGCTTCGAGCGAGACGCATCTTCTGCATAGAGAGTATGGAGCAGATGATGAAAAACATACGTGCGAAAAAGTTATAGAGTTTCTTGTAAGCTCTATCATGAACCATATCAATTTAGGTACTTACAGTGCACGAGTTCTGAAAAATATTCTACCCATTATGGTACTAACATGTTGTTGACTACTTGACTTTCAAATTTTCAACTTTATAACAAAATTGAGAAATTTCTGTGCGCAAATCTCAACACAAAGAAAATGGAGTGCTAGATTGGAGGGTGTACATGCATGGGAGCTGGATCAGAACTTTCTCTCTATATATGCATATGATAAATTAATACAAGACTAGCCAACAGAAAGAAAAATGTGCGCATAGAAAATGAGAATAGCCTATAAATGTGTGGATAGAACATCTGAATAGCATGAAACGATCTTTGGAAGGAGTTGATTGATTTCAACATATTTTTGATAAAGGGTGTTTTTATAAACTCACAAATGTAGTTTCAAGCAGATAAAAAGCATAAAGAGTGATACCCGGTCTCTGCATAGttaagatgcacacaaccatcaAACAAACTGTCAAATAAAGAATACAAAAATAACAAAGTGGCAAAATATTACGGTGACAAAAACCCATTCCCCTCGAATTCCTACTTTTGTCGCCATCTTCAGAGGTAATCCAAACAGTGTGGCATCCtttatttctttcttctttttcgaTATCTATACTTTTTATGGTGTCAGCCTCTGCCTCCAAAGCTCCCCCCTCCGCCCTTTCCATCATCACCACCACGGGGGCAAAGCTAATAAACGGAGTATTGTAATTGTCCAAGTGATTTCACAAACTAACGAAGTTAGGTTTAAATCCCATCTTGATGGGAGAGCGCATACACGTACTGCTGTATGGCTTCGTCATGGTCCTGTTGAAATTAGAAAACTTTGGCAAGATGATTGTAATACACAAATTTAATTAATAGAAGTTTTCATTCGCAAAAAAAAGTTTAAATCCCATCTTAACGGGAGAGCATGCGTGTGAGGTATTTCTCCAAGAGCCGATATAAATTAAAGATATGTCTTTTTTCCCAAAACCATAGTCGAAAGGCCTCACTATATAGATATATCAAATAAAAAGAAGAGAATAGGCACCCAGTAACTTCGGAACATCCATATGCTAGTGGAAAGAAAGCGCCGAAAGCACGAGTGAGCATGCCATATAGGCAGATACACCTAGACAGCTCTTTTCGAAGGGAAAACAGGAGACCTACAGGTCTACACTAACTAGAAACACGCATCTTCTACAAAGAAAAAGGTTCATATTCAAAGAGCTTACCGGTGCTATCACAATAAGCCGAGTGTATTCGGCCGTCCTGGCACAAGCAGCCGATGAAATCCCCAGTGGGGTTGTGACCGCAGCCTCCCTTGGATCCCTCGCACTTGATACATGCCTGTGGCTTTCCGCTGTCGTTCCATCCCAACTGGAATTGCTGACGAAGAAGTTTGGCATATCCAGTGTTTGTCCATCCAGGATCAGCATAGTTGATCGGCTCTTTGTGCACAGGCAATTGTATTACTTGGTTGCACGCTTGCGGCCAGTCGCCGGAGGGTACTCCATCATCGGGAAGTACGAACGAGGATCCAGGACCAGCGTCAAAGCTTCGGCAGCTGATCGGGTTGATGTTAATCGGTTGGTAGAAGGTACTAGAGTTGAAGTTgcagttgatgaagaagacgatgtaTTCCACCGTGCGGTCAGAAAAGTAGAGCCATGATCCCTGTTGCAAAGTCACGTTGCGGTCGACCCTTGGCCTCGGGCAGGGGCTGCCGTCGTCGGCTAGAGAGACCCATGCAAGCGCGCGCTCGATGCTCTTCACCGTGTAGTTGGCAGTGCCGTTAAGCTGCAGGACGGGCTTGTCGTCGTCGCAGAGGATTCCCAGGCCAGGATATCCGCAGTACGAATCGGCGTTGCCCTTGAGATCTTTTGTCTCTCTCGAGAGATAGAACGGGTAGCTGATACTCACGTTCCCGCAGGTGGAAGGTTGATTGAGGCACATGGAGGTGTCATAGTAGGTGTCATCAGATGAATCGCCATGGGAGGTGGTAGCCGAGAGAAGGAGAATAAGCAGCAGCTGGTGGCACATCAAGAGAGGCATGGGCATGGCTATTGGTTAATGAAGTTAGGTGGCCAAGGCCTTGCGTTTATACGGAGGTCCCTCTTGCTATTCTTACGTAAAACTCTTACGTGCTAGTTCATTTAAGTTAGGCAACTACTCCCTTTATTTTAGCAAACTGCCGTCCGTGTGAGCTACTccgtccgttcctaaatatttgtctttttagagatttcaacaaatgactacatacggagcaaaatgagtgaatctacactctaaaatatgtctatatacatccgtatgtggtagtccatttgaaatctctaaaaagacaaatagttaggaacggagggagtagtacgtaaACATTACGTAGGAATAGCATTGCTCTACTTTTTATAAGAAGGAAGTGAAAAAAAGAAATAATGATAAAATTTGTACACAACTTAAACATAAATTatactttttagtatgcaagaatAATCATGTAATAGTGAAAGTTTCACAAAAATGAAATTTTTAAAGAAGGAGTTACTTACTGGCATTGGTATTACctttaataaataaataataaagtaAAAATGTATTCTAAGACAGAATGGTTTAATGACATTGGCATTACCatttaggaaaaataaaataaaataaaacatgcaCATAACAATGCACTGAAATTGCAATTTTGTGATATTCAAGAAATACACATTTAATAATGCAACTTACGCAATCTATTATAATCTACACACATAGTACGTATGTCTATACATTTACAAACAATCAAACTCCAAAAATACACATAATGTCAAAAAGAAACCTGCACAGAAAAATGAAGGAAAAAAAGCAAAAGCAAACATGCACATATAAACAGAATCAAAAAACAAACAAAAGCATGGAGGCTACGTCATGCACTCAGCAAGGAAAGGGGAAATCGACTTAAGAAATAATAGTGTCAGTCAAATCCATGGTCGCGTTGCAAAAAGATTTTCTTTTTGACCGGCTGAAATTAAAAATTCAGTCGCCTGACTAGTGGTTCGCTGCTTACCCGCATGCCTTCGTCCATATCTTGGTCATTAGTATCTTGGCGCCAGACTAGTCAGTCGTCTGCCATCTCTATCTTCTGTGATTTTTCCCGCTGAGACTACAATGTGAGTGCACAAACCTGATTGATTTATACCCACGGAACAATTTCCTGAAACCGATATTTCATTCCGATCCCTATGAAAATTTTCTATTTTGGATCTGCCAAGTGCATAGATATAAGAGCACACTTTAACTAACTTAGATTAAAAAAGGATTTGCTAATTCTCATCTATATGAGATTTAGCTAAATCTCACCCAGTTCCTGAGCCATCTGATTTTATGCCGAGACACCACTGATATCGTGGTCTTTGCCAAGTGTTCACCTTTGTGACGAATGTGCCGAGTACGTGTTCAGACAAATACACTCGGCAAACGTACGGCACTCGGCGTACACGATGTTTGTGTAGTGTTACACTTGGCCAATAAGAAACACTCAACAAGGACCCATCTTTGCCGAGTATTTTTTATGAAAGACTCGGCAAAAAGaattctctttttcttcttcttatatttttttattttctgccttttcagtctttttaattttattttatcttattttcctttctttcttttcttttttgatgcATTTAACGGATACATACCAAATTTCAACTTCAGCCAAAATCGGCTAAAAAATAAATTCTTGAGTCTATGTTTGAAGGAAAAAAGAAATTCCAGAAAAGGGAAAAAAATGaaaagcaaagaaaaaaaaagaaagaaaagagatgagaagaaagaaattggactaaaagaaataaaagagaagaaaagaagggCAAAATGTTTGTCGGTCATCAGTATCTTGGGGCCAGACTAGTCAGTCGTCTGTCATCAGTATCTTGTGGCCAGACTAGTCAGTCGTCTGCCATCAGTATCTTGGCTTCGAAAGGGTGTGGAACATGGGGATTTTGTCTTTGTTTGTGTTAGGGTGGGTCACAGGAACATGGAAAACAAAATTTGAACCCAAGCTTTCACATGATTCCTTCATTTTGCCTCGAAGTGGGGGATTCGCACTACAAGTCGTTACAAATATTTCTATTTAAGGGAAGTGCCACATCAAACATTTATATTGCATAGTATGTCACCCTTTTATATACATATAAAAGGGCCACTTGCATGTGGGGTGGGGGGTGGGTGGTTCGACCGTCTCTCGAGCGGTATCAGATGAGTTGACGAATAGATCGGAAGTttaaccaaaaagaaaaaaaaattagtgTCACACAGCGGCCACCAGCGCATCGTCAATCACGTTGCCGGCGAGTACACCGCGGGCCAAGCATAATATTTCAGTTAAAAGGGGCTATCGATGGAACCTTCACCCGAGCAACACGGTTTCTACAGGCCAGTCCGAATTTAACCAGATTTTCTACTAGACTTGTTCACTTGTACAACATGCACCGCAAGTCTCATGGAACCGGACAAAAACGTCTACGCACACGCCAGCTGCTTCCGTAAGAAATCCAATTGGACGCGGACATGCATTTACGCGTAAGAATTCCAATTGGACTGGACGCGGACATGCAGTCCAATAGTACTAGGTGTCTGCTTGCTTGTTGACTAGTTTTTTGAAGGATACCACCTGTTTGGTTCAGTGGCTATCCCTAGATGGGATGGGGATAGCCAGTTTTTTTAAGGATACCACCTGTTTGGTTTGAAGGCAGCGAAGGATATGGATAGCCAAGATGCTTGGAATATTCCTCTAAAAACTGGTTAACGAGAGCCGCCAAAATATGCCGGACGAGGGCTGCCATGCGCGCTTCGCCTCGCCAGCGTCTCACGCGAAACGTTTTTTTCTCCCCAACGAAACCCATCTCTTCCCCCCTGCTCTCCTCGCTTTCTCGGtcatggctggcggcggcggccgatTTCGTTGCGGCGCCGGCCGGAGAAGCACAAAGGCGGCAGTCCTCGCCCTCTCCCCTTTTCGCTATATCACCCGTCCCATGCGCGGTGTGGAGGTGGCGGCCTCGGCATCTGACGGTGTGGAGGCTACAGCTCGGGCGCATCCTCCGGTTCCCCTATCTGAAATTCTACCCTTTGATCTGTTCCACTTGTTCGTCTACTCTATGAACTACGGATGAACTGCAGCTGTTTCTCATCTCCCCTTGATTTGCTTTTCTCTCTGAACTGCAGCTTGTTCGGTTCTGCAGTTCTGCTTTGTTTACAGAGGAGAGATAGTTCAGCATGTTTGCTTGTGTATGCTACTGAAGTGAATTATGTTGAACCATGCCATGCAACGATGGAATCAGTACTCAATATCTATATCGTAATTAAGAGTTGGACCATGTAAGTAGTTGCCACTTGTCTGACTTTGAACTACGAAATTGACACAATTGATGTTGTTTCCCCTAGCTAGCCACTTCTTATCCTTCTATCCAAACAATAAAATGTGGTTATCCAACCTACCCCATCCCTCTCAACCAAACAACGAAAATTGGCCATCCCCAACCACGTGGTTGAGGATATCCTTAGCCAACTCAACCTTGCCCGTGAACCAAACGCCGTAACCGGCAAAACCTACACGCTTGCTACCTAGCTAGTTTTTTTTTTGCGAGTCTTCTTTTTTCACGAAAAAGGTAGCATTTTCTTATAAAGAGCGGATTTTATTGACTCATAATATTTCGATCGTGTGAAAACACTTCCTGATGTCAAATTCCAAAAACCATCGAGAGGTCCATCACTCTTCTTTGATCCGTATGTTGGCCGGGTGGCGGCTTTCTTGGATTTCTTATTATAATGTGGAGTATTTTATCATCATCTTTTTTCCCGTCTCTATTGTATAACGAATTAAGTATCTTCTTAATGGATTGACACATTAAGAGAATACAATCACTCTGAGCACACGCCCGGTCTCTGACGATTAAGATGCACATAGCCAACATCGACACacaacacacaaaaaaacacaacccaCAAAAGTCCCGTCGAAGTGAACTCAAGCATACAACAGCACCATCAACATCAACCTCCACCGATGAAAGCACCCAGACTGTGAGAAAATTGCTTCAAAAACAACTCCTCCAGGAAGGAAACGACACAGAAGTGTCGTTGTCGCcggatccacccacgaaggttaGATCTTGGATTTTCACCTCGAAGAAGTCCGAGCAAACTCCAAGCATTGCCTCCAACAAGGGTATAATGTATAACATACAACCTTTGTAGGTCAGACCTAGAGTTTTCACTCCGGAGCTCGAGACCTTGTGCTAAATAGCACCACCGCACTTGAGTCACCGTAACGTACCTACAACGCTCAATGGTAGCAATGCGAGCGTGCTTGGTCGCGTTTGACATGGGTTTGATGTTTCTCTTCTTGGAGGGCCCAGCTGCGGCGTTGGCGGAGACAGTGGCGGCCACTGATAGTTTGGTGCAGCGGAGGCGGGAGGTGcaaagtgatacgtccattttgcatcatgctttatattgatatatattgcattatgggctcttgTTACACATTCTAGCACAATGCTTATgcgttttctctcttattttacaaggtttacatgaagagggagaatatcgGCAACTGGAATTCGAGACTGGAAaagagcaaatctgagagacctatcctgcacaactccaaaagtcctgaaaatttacgaagaattattttggaataataAAAATATtcggcaaagaaagtaccagaggggacccaccaggcatctacaagggtggagggcacgccctacccccctaggcgctcccctaccttgtgggccacctggcaggcccccggtgcccatcttctgctatatggtgtgttttgacctaaaaaaatcaaaaggaagctttcgggacgaagcgccgccgtctcgaggtggaacttgggcagaaccaatctcgAGCTTCGACGGaactgttctaccggggaaactttcctcccgaagggggaaatcatcgtcatcgtcatcaccaacgatcctctcattgagagggggtcaatctccatcaacatcttcaccaggaccatctcctctcaaaccctagttcatctcttgtatccgatctttgtctctaaaccttagattggtacctgtgggttgctagtagtgttgattactccttgtagttgatgctaattggtttattcgttggaagatcatatgttcagatccttaatgctattcaatacccctctgattatgaacatgaatatgcttcgtgagtagttacgtttattcccgaggacatgggagaagtcttgttataagtaatcatgtgaatttggtattcgttcgatattttgatgagatgtatgttgtctctcctctagtggtgttctgTGAACAtcgactagatgacacttcaccattaattgggcctaggggaaggcattgggaggtaataagtagatgatgggttgctagagtgacagaagattaaaccctagtttatgcgttgcttcgtaagaggctgatttggatccatatgtttcatgctatggttagctttatcttaattcttctttcatagttgcggatgcttgcgagaggggttaattataagtgggaggcttctccaagtaagggcagcacccaagcgcACCGGTCCACCCAATATCAAATAATCAAAGTAACGagcacgaatcatatgagcataatgaaaactaacttgacaacaattcccatgtgtcctcgggagcgctttgttttatataagagttcgtccaggcttgtcctttgctacaaaaaggactgagccaccttgctgcatcttagttacttttgttacttgttaccctttacgttttatcttatcacacaactatctgttatcgataatttcagtgctcgcaaagaataccttgctgaaaaccgctttgtcatttccttctgctcctcgttgggttgtacacgcttacttattgaaaggactacgatagatcccctatacttgtgggtcatcaagactcttttctggcgccgtttccggggagtgaagtgcctttggtaagtggaatttggtaaggaaacatttatgtagcatgctgaaatttactgtcacttgttactatggaaaacaatcctttgaggggcttgtttggggtatcttcacctcgaccggtagagcaaagagatgctctcaacctactgaacctactgaaaatatttattatgaaattccttcaggtatgatagagaaactgctagctaatcctatgtaggagatggaacattacatcatgatatgcatctaatctatgtgtaggaagtttgtggattatttaagcttgcaggtttgtccgaggatgatgtcaagaagaaggtcttccctttatctttgaaggaaaaggcattgacatggtataggccatGTGATGATATCGAATCacggaactacaaccgattgaaattgggatttcatcagaagttttacctATTCAtccggttcatcgtgatcggaattacatatataatttttggactcgtgaaggagaaagtatcgctcaagcttgggggcggcttaagtcaatgttatattcatgccccagtcatgagctctcaagagaaattattattcagaatttttatgctcggctttctcataataatcaatcaATGCTCAATACTttttgtactggttcttttatgaagaagactattgaattcagatgggatttattgtaaagaattaaacgaaactctgaagattggaaactcgacgaaggtaatgagtcaggtataaaccttaagtttgattatattaaatcttttatggattctgatgcttttcgtgaatttagcattaaatatggacttgactctgagatagtagcttctttctgtgaatcttttcctactcatgttgatctccctaaggagaagtggtttaaatatcatcctcccattgaagtaaaagtagtagaacctattaaaatTGAAGAAGAAATgtctacttataatgttgatcctattgtccctactgcTTGTATTGAGAAACCAtgttttcctgttaggataaaggatcatactaaagcttcagatctggttcgtaagagtaataataggacacctacaccccctgaaaaaattaaagttgaacccagtattgctatggttaaagatctcttggttgataaaattgatgggcatgctatttatttctgtaatgaagctgctaggattgctaaacccgatgttaaagataaacatagacctattgttggtatgcctttgtttctgttaaaataggatatcattgttatcatggcttatttgATGTGGGTGCTAAGGTGAGTGCAATTCATTTTACTTTATATCAAGGAATTATGAataatattgcacctgctgagatagaagatattgatgttactatttatcttgccaatagagatactatatcaccaattgggattgttagagatgttgaagtcttgtgtgagaaaataaaataccctactgattttcttcttcttggttccccacaagatgatttttgtcccattatattgggtagacctttcttgaacactgttaatgctaggatagattgcgaaaaggaaaTTGTTACGGTcagttttggggatgtgtctcatcattttaatttctctaaatttcatagacaacccaatgataaagaattacctagtaaggatgaaattattggtgctgcttctattgttgtgcctcctactgatcctttagaacaatatttgctagaccatgagaatgatatgtttatgaatgaaagaaaggaattatATGAAATATTCTTTAACCAAATGCCTGTTTTGAAACCCAATTTGCATGTTGAATTCCTTGGagatcctccacccaagggtggtcccgtgtttgagcttaaacaattacctgctactttgaaatatgcttgataacccacaagtataggggatcgcaacagttttcgaggatagagtattcaacccaaatttatagattcgacacaaggggagccaaagaatatttgaaggtattagcagctgagttgtcgattcaaccacacctagaggttaattatctgcagcaacatgatcagtagcaaagtaatatgatagttttgataatagtgacaacagtaacagtaatagtaacagtgatagcagtagttttgtagcaagtgcagtagtgacgatagcaatagtaacttagcaagaacaatataagataaattcgtaggcattggatcggtgacttgttggatgatattcatcatgagacagttataacctagggcgatacggcactagctcgagttcatcaatataatgtaggcatgtattctgtaaatagtcatacgtgcttatggaaagaacttgcatgacatcttttgtcctaccctcctgtggcagtggggtcctattggaaactaagggatgttaaggcctccttttaatagagaaccaaacaaagcattaacacacgatgaatacatgaactcctctgaaagtgtgttatatcgactagaggggggggggtgaataggtgatttttatgaattcttcactgaggaatttgcaggtgaggaaattccttagcgaagaactacttgcagcggaataagtactcaaaagtaaacatagcagaacacaggcatggtcatcatgatgaaatgaagacaagcacagagtacagaaagcgtaaacacaggataacacaggatgaagacaaacagactgaagaaattgaactgaggaaattgagaaagttttcaggcaaagtcttcaaacacagatatgaacaagcgcacaacacagttatgtggaaatgaaagagttgaggaaatagaaccagtaggcttggtgaagacaatgatttggtagaccagttccaactgctgtctcagttgtacatctcgttggagcggctaggtatttaaacctgaggacacacagtcccggacacacagtcctcaccgtattctccttgagctaaggtcacacatacctcgcccaatcactcgtggtaagtctttaggtgacttccgaaccttcacaaactcggtcactcggcgagccacaattcctcttggatgctctagaccatgacgcctaaccgtctggaagaagcacagtcttcaaaggtaacaagcgtcggatccacgcaggatcaatctcttcagtgatgctcaatcactctgggtttgtaggtgtttgggtttgggttttcctcactcgatgattttcgctcaaagtcctcggaggatgggatgctctcaaatgacaagtgtcagtttctctcggagcagccaaccggctagtggttgtagggggcggctatttatagcctagggagcagcccgacatgataagacacaaatgcccttcaatgatatgaccgttaggaggATAAGCTATTTTGGGGCAGCTGGCGCGTAGCagagcaacggtcggaaatttgaggctcaaattcctcagggctatcatgttcctcactgtgtaggcaagccgcactggcgaattcctaactcctcagtcagaacaaattccttagagaccagaagaacttcgtctctgtcactgaagaatatgactgaactgtatgagctttccaatggcttcactcgaagggattggcaggtgtaggattttgagttgagcatcacatggaaatttttccttagtatttcctcgaccccctttatcagtacggtgtttcctatgactcaagaaagagaaaatgaaactacaaaaacaaaagtcttcacgcttcatgttcctcgaatgaataccaagtcttcaaggtcacaccaat
This window of the Triticum aestivum cultivar Chinese Spring chromosome 5D, IWGSC CS RefSeq v2.1, whole genome shotgun sequence genome carries:
- the LOC123121257 gene encoding L-type lectin-domain containing receptor kinase IX.1-like — encoded protein: MPMPLLMCHQLLLILLLSATTSHGDSSDDTYYDTSMCLNQPSTCGNVSISYPFYLSRETKDLKGNADSYCGYPGLGILCDDDKPVLQLNGTANYTVKSIERALAWVSLADDGSPCPRPRVDRNVTLQQGSWLYFSDRTVEYIVFFINCNFNSSTFYQPININPISCRSFDAGPGSSFVLPDDGVPSGDWPQACNQVIQLPVHKEPINYADPGWTNTGYAKLLRQQFQLGWNDSGKPQACIKCEGSKGGCGHNPTGDFIGCLCQDGRIHSAYCDSTEDASRSKHKLLVAVLTSVGCIMFLLSLCMAVCILFCRRRRQNTMKKTKRTLKAVTTLFRGELVDQELDLGVAGPRRFSYNELAAVTDNFSDDRALGRGGFGSVYRGFMSDMNREVAIKRVSETSRQGWKEFVSEVRIISRLRHRNLVQLIGWCHGGDQLLLVYDLMHNGSLDTHLYGSDFMLTWAIRYEIVLGVGSALLYLHQDMEQRVVHRDIKPSNIMLDSSFTAKLGDFGLARLISDGRRSHTTGIAGTMGYIDPESVLAGRASVESDVYSFGVVLLEVASGKRPAQVQEDGDVIHLVQWVWDLYGTGSILDAADERLRGEFTGGEMERVMVVGLWCGHPDRGMRPSIRQAMNVLRFEAPLPSLPARMPVATYGPPTNTLSSGTLVLSSVSGR